TTGACCTCTAGAAATTCAAAACAAAATGAGTATATGCATGCTGTGTCCCGTTGTTATAGGTTTTCTATGTAATGTTTCTGTAAAACGGCTTTCCTTTAAGCAGGGCATTTGGAGCCACGGAGGATACTGATTCTCCATAGACAAGACAAGTAAAGAATTGTCATGTCTGATGTCTATGCCATCATGGACAAGAGTACCATCTCTTGTTTGGTTGAAGGTATGACTTGTATAAAATAAAATGAATGAGCGTCCATTACAGGCGCTATGAGCTCATACTTTAGGGTTACCTATGCAGCGGAAAACATGAATAGATCATTACCAAATAACATGAGCAATGATATATGCAGATTGATGTTTGATGATACATATTGGTGAGCTTTTATTGTCTTCTATTATTTCATCTACTTCATAGACTATGAGAACAATGAATTAAAATAATATACAGTTTGCAACTTAAATTTTCAAGATGCACAGTGTTGAAAAATGTAATTTGTTACTGATTACAGTTACATGACTAATGTAATCCGTAATCAGTAACGTAAAGATGCATTCATTATGTTATAAGTCTTGGATATTTATGAGACACAAAGACTAATGTAAATATGatatatttaattaaataaatCACTGTTTTATTTACATGTATATGACACTTATTTCAATGGCTCTTCTAGACAGAAGGAAAGGGAAAGTATTCTCCACATGGTTCCTCTATTCACCAGGAGATGGCGCTGAGATCACCTCTTGCTCTTTCTGTCCCCTCCATTCTCTTTGTCTTTAACTCTCTACATTGTTTATGGGCATATGATGATGGAGTACAACTTTGTTTCTAACACCCCAGATTCTACTATGTCTGTTTTTCATAATTATTTATGAACAGTTTCTGAATCAGTTTCGTGTCTAAGGTCTGTCAATTGACAATAGAGATGTCATAAATTTGACTTCCTTGTTGAGTAGATCTCTTTCTCCCTGTTCACCATGTTAACCTTGCACTCCAATCTCACCCAGCTAGGTTAATTAGCTCTATAATGGGGATTGCCTAACTTAGTGATCTCTATACAAAACTTACACTCTGACAGTACTAACGACTGTGTTAAAAGTGGGTAAGGTCTGTAAGATTGGGGAATCCTTTGGAATTGTGTGCCTTTCGCAGGTTTGCAACTTAGGGTCTCCGGGGAAAGAATCTCCACATCCATTCTGTGACAGAGGAATGTTGGCCACTAGGCCAACTGGAACGAGTATCATTCTCCTCACTGAACACAGACAGTTAAGACACGTTCTGCACAATTGCACACTCACTGCAAAATGTTGTTCATTTCAGAGGCTTGCATCCTGATTATGGCCCCTTATGAGCCCTTTACTATGCAACATCTAACCCTTTCTTGATCATGATGTATCAGTATTCTTTGAGGAAACTGACTAGATTCTTACTTGGATAAACTCAATGTTAATCAGACACCAAGTTCATTTTAGGTTTCTTTTTATTGAAAAAAAGAGTAAAAAAGGACACAACATTGCATTATGGCAACATTCCAAGGTTTAGTGGTAaatgcctacaacaaaatcagaGTTTGGTTTGCAAATGGCATAGATAATTCAATCAAATCAAAGACTGCAGAGGAACAGTTTCAGTGCAGCTGGGAGGCAAAAACTGTGAAAGCATGAGAAATATACTTTGCAGGGTGGAAAGTGGAAAATCGTATGACACTATGACATTAGCTTGTAGTACACTTGTGCAACAATCTTTTTCTCTTTAAACATGAAAGATAATGCAACTAACCACACATATCACAAACCCAATAAGAGAGAGAAGCCAAACCTATACTGGTGAAAAGAATGGTGGAAAAAAGTCTGATTTTATGGAAGGCAAAAATCATAGAGATCATACTTAATATAAGCATGCTGTCGGGTCATCTGCTATTCAATGTTCAGGTACTCTAAAAAGGCACTTGTGGTGTTCAGCTTTTTCCTGAAATGTATTGAAATGCAGACTTTGACAATGTTATTGATTATGGTGCATTGCAAAGGCCAAACAGCATTTATTTGAACGTATACCCTCCTGTTCCCTGGGAGTGCTTAATGTGTCTGTGATACAATAGTAGGTCTAGATATTCAGTCCACAGATGACCTATTGGAATGTGTTCTTGGGGTAACAGTCATACCATAATACACATACTATTTCCTGGCATGATTCAATCAGTAACCGTATCTCTCAAACTGTCCATTAACTATTACAACTCGTCACGCATCTTGTCTCCTTTGGGTCGCACCATTCTGCCGATGAAGAGGATGGAGCTGGTCTTGTTGTCCTTCACCAGGAAGATGAAGGGATGGTCAGCATAGAACAACTTGGGGTTCCTCAGCTTCTCGCTTCCGAAGATGCTGGTGTCGAAGGGGTTCCCCTCGATGTCCCACTCCATTGAAGAGGCGTGGAACACGTTGGAGAGGTACAGGTCCTTCTTGCCCGAGATGTTGGACAGATCGGCCTTGGTTTTGTCCACAGCGTCGGTCAGACCAAGTTCACCAAGAGTTTTCTGGAGAGAAGAGTACAATAGACGGTGACATATGGAGAAACGTTTCATATGTAAGTCATCAAAGCTTAAAAGTCGAGTCACAGTTTATGAGATAAGTCTTTAATGACCCTTAAATCTATTGCAAACAATATAATCGCAATGATGTGATTACCTGGAGGTTGTGGCTAACCTCCATGCTGACTTTGGGCAGAGAGATGGCCACggccctctcctccatcttgccCATCCAGGTTTCCAGCTGCTTGCGGGTCAGCAGCTTCTCCAGCCTGTCAAGGGGTTCCAGGTGATAGGGCATGATGAACACCAGGCTGGACTGCTTCTGGCCCAGTGGCATGTCCAGCACAAACAACCTGTTCTCTGTGTCATCGTGGAACTTATAGAGACCTGTGGAACACAGTCATGGGATGAGAATAGATGAGTCAAGTTCTCTTGATAATGATGTAGATAATGTCTTATATTAAGGCTTATAGTACGGTATGTCTCTATTCAAAAGGTTAGTGAAATCTACCGGTGCGATGCATCATGGGAACAGAGACTGTGAATGAACGGGTCACCAGGAAGCCACGGTTGTCTACCATCTTCTCATGAAACTTCTCATCCCAGTGAGCTGGAGAAAGAGGATAATGTTTTCTAAAGATATTCACATCTCACAATCTTACTGTTTAATACGCCCCAATATaaatagtaataacagtagtcaaaggtactaactactaggctactgtGTGTTTTTGAATAGCTCTACTTACGCTTGAAGAACATGGCGTTGGCGATCGTTGCTCCGTCAGCATTCTGCACATCCTTGGTGATCTCAGGCAGCTTGCCGTCTGTCGACTTGGCCGCCCATTCGTTGATGGAGTTCACTGCGCTCCTCTTGTCCCTGAGGTTGATCTTCGAGTGGTCATAGTTGTAGTGCTTCTTGCTGCTCTTCACAAAGTTGTCGGCGAAGGTGACCGAGCTGGGGCCGTAGAGGCGGTTACTTATCTTCCATGTGACGTTACGGGTCTTGGGGTCGCTGACCTCAGTCAGGAGCTCTGACAGGCCTGTGTGCAGGTGCTCATCCTTCAGGGCATCAGCGCTGAGGACAGACTTGACCTGGGAGGCGGTGGAAGCCTTGCCCCCGAGTGCCACCATGCCCAGGGAGGAGGCCACCACCACAGGGGATATCAGGATGttatcaaggcccttctccttgGCCACCGTGTGGTAGAGGCTGAAGGCCAGGTTGGCGCTCTTGTCAGCCATGGTGGTGGCATGGCTGCTCAGCTTCTTCTTGTCTTCTCCGGAGGCCGCAACGGCCAGGAGGCACAGAACTACAACGTTGGTTACCCACATCCTTTCTGTCTTCTGGTTGTTGAGCAGCTATAGAAGCCTGAAAGCAGACAAAAATACAATAATGTTGGAAATAATGTTGGAAATCCTGTGTTGGTAGGCCATTGTTTCAAAGGGTCTATTTTTGTATAGCCTGTATACGCTGAgtatgttgaggttgtggtgcaccccccccccccccccccattttgccTTCAGAAAAGACTAAATTTGTCGGGCATGGGCTCTATCAGGCATCgaaagcgtttcacagggatgctggcccatgttgaccccaatgcttcccacagttgtctcaagttggctggatgtcctgttGAGTGTGATaaccccagcagtgttgcagttcttgacacaacccAGTGTGCTTGGCACCTACCATACCcatttcaaaggcacttaaatattgtcttgcccattcaccctctgaatggcacacatacgcaaTCCCTGTCTAAATTGtctaaaggcttaaaaatccctCTCTAGCCTGTCTCCTCTtcataacaagtgacatcaataacggatcatagctttcacctggattcacctgtttaatctatgtcatgaaaagagcaagtgttcttaatgttttgtttacTGAGTGTAATGTGTTATTACGGTGTGGTTTTAGAATGAGGTCCCACATATTCAGCAATTGAATTACATTAGCCACCACGTTGGCTGCACAAATGAATGGGTCCCAATTTTAGGCAGCCGTGTTTCTAGCCACGTCAGCAGCTGTAGAAATCTTGAGCTATAGCAGTAGCCAGGAGTGCTGAGCTCTGACTGAGGGTGTAATTTGATACCTCTCTGTGCTCTTGTTAATTGTAGAACAAAAAAACATACAATCACAATTTCTAAAATGTGATATTCAGAATTTCTCAGAGGTATCATTACAGCACAAGTTTGTCAATAGATCGTGTCAACATAGAACCTATGGAGGTACCCGTTACTAACTTTTTTGTTTGCCCGACTTGTTCAAACAAAAGGAGCAAATATGTAGCCTCAGGATACAtgtggaggagtggcttctgatCAATCCTTTGATTTTCCACTACTTGTAAATTGCTTTCCTGCCTTCAGAAACATGGCAGTATATAGGCTGTGTAGCTTTTTTTCCACAGATACTgaatttttgtatttttgtacaCTTTACATCATTCTCTTGGGATACCTTGAAATGTTTTCATACTGATGTCAAGGTTTTCGTTTTTCATTCTGAAAGAAAAGAGGTGCATTTGGTAATCTCCATAGAGCAGGTGATAAAGCATTAGTCAGACCCATATGGAGTTATTTTATTACTTCTAAATTTTGATATTCTTTCCATCTTTCCTTGATATAGGATCCATTGTTGAAAACattttgtattttatattttctTTAATAATGATCCGTAGCTAGGTatatcatgcacacacacacgtaaaactTCTCTCATTGGTCAGTGTATGTCCCAGAAAAACATCCATCCAATCAGAAATGCCACAGTGGAACAGCATCAGCTCCACAGAGAACCAAGTCGGATTTTTTATAACGTCCCACCACTCCCAAAATCATCTATGCAATGTTAGTAAATAGCAGTTCtgcttgtttgtgtgtgcaaTTACCCTCAAAAAGGCACAGTGATGTCGAAACGTTGGtgttttacccaataaattactggcatatatatatatcaagTTAATGCAATGATTTGTAGTTCTCTTTATTTATTGAATAATTGTAAACCAAACATCAGCATGCATCATCAAGCAACGATATTATCTCAAAGCACAGTTAACTGCCGTATCTAATACCCTTTACAGATACATTGCATGAAAATCAATGCGGCATCCTATCAGCTACTCCAGTAATCTCACCAAACAATTGAGATAATAGGAAATATATGTTGTTTTACTAAACGTAAAGACTGTGCAAGAGTGTCTGAATCAGAATACATTCCACATTCTACAAAGTTATGTTAAAAAGAGCATGCACTGTACTTTGACTTTAAACATTAAAAACAAAACAGCTTTCCCCCAAAAAACATGGTCGAACGAGAGCCTACTCCCAGTCCTTACCTGGCAGAGCTTGGCACAATCTCTCTCAGCCCTCACTCTCTGGGTTCGCTTGTCTGTTGACTGATCCTACAGTTTTTTCTCTGGCCTTTATAGACCATGGAAAAGAAACTTCTGGAAGTTGGGAATGGGGTATGCAAATGCAAAACCTATGCCTCTCCTTTGGAGCAGAGACTTCAGACCTCCCCCTGGATCCATTTGATGCAGTGCTCTGCATGGTCCTAATGCTGTAGACTgactcaatcacacacacagctTTCATCATATTAACTTTCACCAGCACAATAGATATGGGTATGGATGTGGTCATTTTGTTTTTATACAGAAAAGTGCAAGAAAAGTAAAGTACAATAGTGTGGATATGTGCATGTCAGTGATGATATCCCTTTGGCTTCCTCTTGTAGTTGTGAATGGACACACCGGGCATAATGCTCACATACATGTGTATAAGTGTATTGTATTTTCAATAATCCTGTTCAAAAGCAATGATTATGGAAGGGAATTCACATGGCATTTATAACAGTAGTTGTAACCGTAGTTACTATAAGTTTGTAAAAGTAGTTACAGTTTCAGCCTCTCCATCACTCACCCCTCCCCCATACTGCCACGTCTTCCTCAGCTGATTGCAGGCTTGTTTAGGATGGGGGTTGTGGAGCAGGAGCTATAGCAACAGTGCTGTAAACCAGCTAGAAATCAAGCTCTGTCCTAAACACGTCCTCACGATTCTGAATACAAGCAACTGAAATCGCTTTTTACATCATTTAAACGAAAAGTAAGCTTTTATTGTAATACAACGTGAAATTCTGCCGGTGCCATGTAGAACTTCTCTGAAATAGGTATAGTGAAATGTAATCCTGATGCCATCAGTTCAAATCACATAATTTCACTGTGCATGTAGCTAGTTTTCTCCAGAAATGTACATCTCTTTTTGCAGCCCGATTTTAAATTGCCCTCACATGCCAGCTGATGAGAGACTTGCCTTTTGTTGATCGGGGGAGAAGGTTCCCCGAGGCTTCTACAAACGTAACCCCTCTCCCACACCCATGCCGCTGTAATGTCCCCACCCCATGTCCCAACCCCATGTCCCCACACCTTCCCCCAGGCTCCGTTTTTTAATTCTGTAGGAGTCAAATACTCTGAAATTCCTCAGCACCTGTATGAGGCAGgccaggcctagttcaaactagCCTGGTCCAATCCCCAATGGATCTTATCTAATGCAAAGATACCCCTATCCTGTTGATTAGCAATACATTCGTTTTTGAGTGAGAACTCTATAAAACTCACTAGGGCCTCATACATGCATATTCCATTTTAATTCAGCAAACCAACATGGACTGAAAGGTGCTCCTATGAAAGATTGTTTAttttattctactgagccatttagtctatgttcatattcttataatttatttgttattgttgttgcattgtagAGAAGGAACCTGCACGTAAGCATTTTGTTGGccagtgtataccatgtgtatcctgtacatacgactaatacaaAATTCAAACAACTGTGAAAGAATGGAGGGACTAGTACGCCTGGTGGAGATGGGGTATTTTTTACACATTTATGTCGATCTTCTGTACCTCTGTACACAACACTTATATAGGAAATTAAAAGGCCTTTGGGGTGATACTAATTATTACTAAACCCACAAAGTGAAAAGGTTAAGGACAAGAAACAGAAGTCTGCAGCTGCTACTGAAGAGGTTTCCTAAACATTTCATTTCCTGTTAAATCTCAATGTTCTTCAGTGTCATATTTTTTCCCATGCACAACCCAGCTGAACTGTAATTTTGCTCTCATGCTTGTTTGACGTTAGATACACTAACAGTGTTTTTTTTCGGTGATTGAGATTTTCAACATGATTGGATATGTAAAACAGTATCGCTGTGCAGGATTCTGTACCTTCATTCAGTGAGATGAAAGGCACAAGGGATCTATTCAGTTAAAGGAAGCTTGGGTGGTGCTGCCAAGACTAACGTTTGATGTCAGACCTCAGTGATGTCGCCACGGTGCTGAAGGATGTACATTTCTGAGGCATTACCTTTAGATCTGCATcttgtagagaggtagagagcagcATGTTTCAAGAATATAACACAATCATGCAATTCACATATTGCAAATAGTCTACCATGAATAACACATCTATGTACTGGTTATCTTTTAGGAGGCATTTTGATGCCATATCAATAAATGTCGATACTGTGGTTGATAGTATGTGTAATCATTGACCAACAACAATATGTTGGAAAAACAACAATTTCATTTTTCTGTCAAGTTTAACTAAACTTCCATCACTTAGAATCAATCAAGTAAATGTTTTTCCAACATCCAGAGCTTGATCCAAACTCTTGAGCTCAACATATTAAATTTGATTTGTCTTAATTATGATTTGATTAACTTTTGCTCCTCTTCAGGTCTGTGACTGTGCTGAGCTGGCAGAATAGGCTAATAACTGCCTGGGGTTGGGTTCAGACTGTATAACATAGTCATCTAGGGAAGGGCTCGTAATACTTGGCTATTGGATTAGCATGCCCTCTGGTGGTCTAAAGATGTTCACATTTTCCATAAATGGCAACAAAGTTTCCTCTTCACAGTGCAAGTGCTAAACTTGAGGGAGACTCAAGTTTTGCTAATTTTTAATTGGTCACATTTTGGCAGTTTAAAAGAATTGTAAATATATTGTTGCTGCTTTAATATAACCCTGAGGTTAGCTCTGATTAAACTCCTATTCTCATTATCTGTCTTCTAAATATGGACTTCATATTTGATTAATTATACTCGTTAATCTGTTTCTTTTTCCATTTAGATAAGCATTCAAATTAAAGAGGGTGGCAAAACGTATAAATATTCACAATGGGACTAATCCCATTTAATTATATACATAGACACTAGATGGCAATCAAAACAAAcacagttttttccaactgctaacacacgttttcaaaactgtctccttttttcaaaactctacacacaattcccaaaactgcacacacaaaatgcaaaatgcctcacatctccctcaaaatgtaacactgcattcaaaatgccataaagacatgtcagaatgaagcatttgcatccaatggcaaacactgctttcataatagtacatttttggatataccatgtaaacactgttgttctaaatctaaagctctttggtctttcataggcttatatctacatttcaatacaatgttctacagtgaaagtaatcttctgagaggggtaacaagtacactgtaaacaccaatgcaatgtagaaacagaaaatatttattaggccaaacattactgttgtatacagtagcatacaacaaaaccataaacatatgtaacccaaaagtatattctttaaaatacagtaaagaacacaattgtgtgtgtggggtcccgggggggggggggggggggggcagtccaggaattggtaggggcagtcaccagtgctaagctacgcttcatctcttctccggcctgggtctggccacaatccttcatccacatcacaagatacgttttctcttgccaaacatcgagggaagtatctcctagcatggcgtatccaaccttggacagaggcaacctctatgtccccacatgcgtcctccattgcctggagaagtGGCATGCAGGCATAGGGTtggcgatcatacactttccagcgccaggctgagaagaattcctccatgggatttagaaaaggtgaatatgggggtaggtacaaaactacaaattgtggatgggtggcaaaccagttttggaccagaacagcccggtgaaaactaacattgtcccataaaaccacaaatctaGCAGGCTTCTGATCTGGATCAAGGGcaagcattgtgtaaattgcatccagaaaagtgagcatatggccggtgttgtacggacccagtgtggcattgtgatggaggaccccgttttgagtgatggcagcacacatagttatattacccccacgctgtccagggacattggtaattgccctctgtcctattacatttcttccgcggcgcctggttttggtgaggttgaagccaacctcatccacataaataaattcatggcatattacatgggcatccagctccaatactctctgtaacagacaaaaggatatacagatgagtaaatatggtatgtctgaagtactggaagtagtgttgcatacatacctctacaaagtcatgtcgcatactcttgactctgtcagagtttctctcaaatggcaccttgtaaagttgtttcatcgtcactcggtgccgttggaggatgcgttgtatggtcgacaggcttacagcattAATGTTGTTAAATAAggtgtcattattcaagatatgctctcttatcgctcgaatcctaattgcattgttggccaaaaccatatttataattgcagTCTCTTGTAACTCCGTAAACAAGTGTcctcgtcctccatgatgtctttgcctttccactctgtacagaattcaaacacagtatgtgttcagcataggaactgtaaacaatgtactAAAACATGTAGTACAGCATGAtaaccaacctcattcattcaatgcagtaaatggatggcttagagttacaaatatttatgcaatactatgcagtcatacatattttacagtacattactgtaatgctaaaatagtcatttagatagttgcatacctgttctcatttctgaaggttCGAATTAAGGACGCCATTGTAAATCGAGTCAAGTTGTCTCTCACATGATCAACAAGTGTTGCcctaatctcatcagagatggctctccttctcttctttgccctcgtcctcttattccccttcctctccctcctactcctcttcctctctgtccattgttggcatccattgttcaaaacaggtaatctgacatttgacctatttataggcctatactacagtaaagcagtgattggttagtgatcagttaagctattagtgtttgcacatgtgaggagtgtgtgtgtgataagtggtgaataagtgtagcatgttgattggttgtgtttggaaaaggaaagtgtcaggacccggtgcgagaaacagtcactaataatcgtcagaacccagaagatgaggcagacacagcagtactagagatggtggtttaattaaataacaaaatcttcaggcaaagaaactaaatccacaatgtccaaaaataaagccaaaaaatggaaatcctccaaaatacaaaagaaactccacaaagtggtaaaaaacagcagggaaaaacaaacctcaaaagactactcaaataatacacaagaactaaaccagagaacctctggaaaatccaacaagagaaatatctgaataaaacaaggcttgggctggggctgggtgctaacttacaaacactgagcaaggaactggggaacacacagggtttaaatactaacaagggaatgacctacaggtgcaaacaataattagagcaagaaaaacaaaaggtacaaaaaaggtgcaatggggacatctagtgaccaaaacccgaacagtcttggccaaaacctgacagaaagcaagtcacttcctgttagatttttgtgtttaggtagagaattgtgtgtagtgttttgaaaaaagtgttttatgcaaTTGACAAATGAGTCaaatagcttatggttttggatatttggtgtgtagttttgcactttgagtgagaggtttcaaaaatcgtgtgacatgaaaagattttgtgtgtaagcagttggaaaaaactgtaaatgCCTTGTCTGATCTGAAGTTTCTTGCACTGAGATTGAGACAACACTTTTGATccaattggaggagaaggtcaaagTCAAGGAACCTTGGATCTTCTCCTCTAATGCGTTTTGAGAGAGATGTCAGGAGAGAGTACGCGAGGAATCAAGAAA
The sequence above is drawn from the Salvelinus fontinalis isolate EN_2023a chromosome 24, ASM2944872v1, whole genome shotgun sequence genome and encodes:
- the LOC129822325 gene encoding serpin H1-like — encoded protein: MWVTNVVVLCLLAVAASGEDKKKLSSHATTMADKSANLAFSLYHTVAKEKGLDNILISPVVVASSLGMVALGGKASTASQVKSVLSADALKDEHLHTGLSELLTEVSDPKTRNVTWKISNRLYGPSSVTFADNFVKSSKKHYNYDHSKINLRDKRSAVNSINEWAAKSTDGKLPEITKDVQNADGATIANAMFFKPHWDEKFHEKMVDNRGFLVTRSFTVSVPMMHRTGLYKFHDDTENRLFVLDMPLGQKQSSLVFIMPYHLEPLDRLEKLLTRKQLETWMGKMEERAVAISLPKVSMEVSHNLQKTLGELGLTDAVDKTKADLSNISGKKDLYLSNVFHASSMEWDIEGNPFDTSIFGSEKLRNPKLFYADHPFIFLVKDNKTSSILFIGRMVRPKGDKMRDEL